The Blastopirellula marina genome has a window encoding:
- a CDS encoding DUF1559 domain-containing protein, with amino-acid sequence MLSQQPRRGIMPAIPQHVRVRGAFTLVELLVVIAIIGVLIALLLPAVQQAREAARRMQCTNNLKQLGLAMHNFHDTYGKLPPMSHEDFGNDNTQANWGWAMLVMPQMELGNVVEQLDPTQGTSVSRNWPQKTSGNTLHGAVANTNLLKILQTPIDAFMCPSTAGPELNESKPVPYDSGNGTTYLARSDYIVVNDKDMIYRGSSTDHPDGCFIWSRYSPVVNFANITDGLSNTLLVGERCYQLGGELIGSGVVFGHAGNDDGAHSTKGVQMGYFYVGGATNYPINSTVSNADNAHRQGFASNHPGGANFVLGDGSVRFIPETIDHNPDGGNNDVPNSTLERLVQKDDGQVVGSF; translated from the coding sequence ATGTTGTCACAGCAGCCGCGCCGTGGAATCATGCCAGCGATCCCGCAGCACGTTCGTGTTCGAGGTGCTTTTACGTTAGTGGAATTATTGGTGGTTATCGCCATCATCGGTGTGTTGATCGCGCTGCTATTGCCTGCCGTTCAACAGGCCCGCGAAGCAGCGCGTCGCATGCAGTGCACCAATAACCTCAAGCAACTGGGGCTGGCGATGCACAATTTTCACGACACCTACGGCAAGTTGCCGCCGATGAGCCACGAAGACTTCGGCAACGACAACACTCAGGCCAACTGGGGCTGGGCGATGCTGGTGATGCCGCAAATGGAACTAGGCAACGTGGTCGAACAGCTCGACCCAACGCAAGGCACCAGCGTCAGCCGTAACTGGCCGCAAAAGACCAGCGGCAACACGCTGCATGGTGCCGTGGCAAACACCAATCTGCTTAAGATTCTGCAAACCCCGATCGATGCGTTCATGTGCCCTTCAACGGCTGGCCCCGAACTGAACGAATCGAAGCCAGTTCCCTACGATAGCGGCAACGGCACCACCTACCTGGCTCGTTCTGATTACATTGTCGTAAATGACAAAGACATGATTTACCGCGGTTCGTCGACCGACCATCCTGACGGATGCTTTATTTGGAGCCGTTACAGCCCCGTCGTCAACTTCGCCAACATCACCGATGGTCTTTCCAACACGCTGTTGGTTGGCGAACGGTGTTACCAACTCGGTGGCGAACTCATCGGTAGTGGCGTCGTCTTTGGCCATGCCGGCAACGACGATGGCGCTCACTCGACCAAGGGTGTCCAGATGGGATACTTCTATGTTGGCGGTGCCACGAATTACCCGATCAACTCCACGGTCAGCAACGCCGACAACGCTCATCGTCAAGGATTCGCTTCGAATCACCCTGGCGGGGCGAACTTTGTCTTAGGAGACGGCTCGGTTCGCTTCATCCCGGAAACGATCGACCACAATCCCGATGGTGGCAACAACGATGTCCCCAACAGCACCCTGGAACGTTTGGTTCAAAAGGACGACGGCCAGGTTGTCGGTTCGTTCTAA
- a CDS encoding carboxypeptidase-like regulatory domain-containing protein: MKHLALSFSICGLLLCAVGCQFSSSEYGHVTGVVNINGQPVEKAVVTFVPVEGGRAAMAITQSDGSYELNYTPGVKGAKLGENRVRLSTYIEPSINDNRVVDKGTPERFPPKFSGGEEVVVTVKSGNNVFEFDAEADRDDYPSRR; encoded by the coding sequence ATGAAGCATCTTGCACTTTCCTTCAGCATCTGCGGACTATTGCTTTGCGCCGTTGGGTGCCAATTCAGCAGCAGCGAGTACGGCCACGTCACCGGCGTTGTGAACATCAACGGCCAGCCGGTAGAGAAAGCCGTTGTCACGTTCGTTCCCGTCGAAGGAGGTCGTGCTGCCATGGCGATCACCCAATCGGACGGTTCCTACGAATTGAACTACACCCCTGGCGTAAAGGGGGCCAAGCTAGGTGAAAACCGCGTGCGACTGTCGACCTACATCGAGCCATCGATTAACGACAATCGCGTTGTCGATAAAGGGACGCCGGAGCGATTCCCCCCCAAATTCTCCGGAGGCGAAGAGGTCGTCGTCACGGTGAAATCAGGCAACAACGTCTTTGAATTCGACGCGGAAGCCGATCGAGACGACTAC